A single window of Rubripirellula lacrimiformis DNA harbors:
- a CDS encoding outer membrane protein assembly factor BamB family protein, whose protein sequence is MLSVTDVIVDSTRLGAATTPADPRWSRIRSPWMLGLAIGSLMFFSTIGSASDVSTPAASGWPMPRGDSESTGATKMDVPDDLQVRWEFKADEAIEVTPVVAGGRVFFGDVMGKMYAIDQATGKEIWSHNYDTGFIASPAVHQTGSADPNGKGDVVVVGDIDGNLYAIDAATGKERWTQTTEGEINGSAAFHDGHVLVTSQDGKLYCFELADGKPVWTYTTDDQIRCSPTIAGDLTFLGGCDGRLHMVDLKTGKAAREPLPLDGPTGSTPAVRGSKAFLPIMDGAVFAFDWKSAKQLWRYEDDDFPQEYRSSAAVGDQLVILSSQRKQIDAVSIETGKRVWRHTLRRRADASPVIAGDDVFIAATDGRLVRLSLADGTDEKWSYEIRGSFLAAPAIADHMLFIADEDGVVRCFAGKTEAATAK, encoded by the coding sequence ATGCTTTCTGTTACCGATGTCATCGTCGATTCGACTCGATTGGGGGCGGCCACGACGCCGGCGGATCCGCGATGGTCCCGCATCCGCAGTCCGTGGATGCTTGGGCTAGCCATCGGCAGCTTGATGTTTTTTTCCACGATCGGATCGGCAAGCGATGTTTCGACCCCCGCGGCCTCGGGGTGGCCGATGCCACGCGGCGATTCCGAATCAACCGGCGCTACCAAGATGGACGTCCCCGATGACCTGCAGGTTCGCTGGGAATTCAAAGCCGACGAAGCCATCGAGGTGACTCCGGTCGTTGCGGGCGGACGCGTCTTCTTTGGCGATGTGATGGGCAAAATGTACGCGATCGATCAAGCCACCGGCAAAGAAATTTGGAGTCACAACTATGACACCGGGTTCATCGCGTCACCGGCGGTGCACCAAACGGGATCCGCCGATCCCAATGGCAAGGGCGACGTCGTCGTGGTCGGCGATATCGACGGCAATCTGTACGCGATCGATGCGGCCACCGGGAAAGAGCGTTGGACGCAAACGACCGAAGGCGAAATCAATGGTTCGGCCGCCTTTCATGACGGGCATGTGCTGGTCACTAGCCAGGACGGAAAACTGTATTGCTTTGAACTGGCCGACGGCAAACCGGTGTGGACCTATACGACCGATGACCAGATCCGGTGCAGTCCCACCATCGCCGGCGATCTGACATTTCTGGGTGGGTGTGACGGTCGATTGCACATGGTGGATTTAAAAACGGGCAAAGCCGCTCGTGAACCCTTGCCGCTGGACGGACCGACCGGCAGCACCCCCGCAGTTCGCGGAAGCAAAGCTTTTTTGCCGATCATGGACGGTGCCGTGTTCGCCTTTGACTGGAAATCGGCCAAGCAGCTTTGGCGATATGAGGACGACGATTTTCCGCAAGAGTATCGCAGTAGCGCGGCGGTCGGCGACCAACTGGTGATCCTTAGCAGCCAACGCAAACAGATCGACGCGGTGTCGATCGAAACGGGAAAGCGAGTTTGGCGTCATACGCTCCGCCGCCGCGCCGACGCTTCGCCGGTCATCGCCGGTGACGACGTCTTCATCGCCGCCACCGACGGCCGATTGGTGCGGCTGTCGCTGGCCGACGGGACCGATGAAAAATGGAGTTACGAGATCCGTGGGTCGTTTTTGGCCGCCCCGGCGATCGCTGACCATATGCTGTTTATCGCGGACGAAGACGGTGTGGTACGATGTTTTGCTGGGAAAACAGAGGCCGCGACGGCAAAATAG